One window of the Shewanella maritima genome contains the following:
- a CDS encoding class I SAM-dependent methyltransferase yields the protein MQTLLKPDSWHALPHGEQIQQQVEQHLQPWWPRVFGYHLLKLGHLSSQISSLHCSVSRHYNVFEADLAELGAEQSAKQKVTKKAEQHCELDIQQSDIQANIVADIHHLPIQNKSTDAILSAFNLEFESDPYQLLREMDRVLVSGGYLFIVGFNPISPLFAGKLLPKYQTQLPWCGHLFMPSRIKDWLGLLGFQVQSDERFMFDSLLTTNSTLKALQDKLQSWLPNTGSVYLIVARKIETPLTRVKSKREQRAGNWSPAPSAGRSAK from the coding sequence TTGCAGACTTTGTTAAAACCTGACAGCTGGCACGCTTTGCCACATGGCGAACAAATTCAGCAACAAGTGGAGCAGCATTTGCAGCCTTGGTGGCCTAGAGTGTTTGGTTACCACTTGCTCAAGTTAGGACATTTAAGCAGCCAAATTTCTTCTCTCCATTGCAGTGTATCGCGCCATTACAATGTCTTTGAGGCTGATCTCGCCGAGCTTGGAGCAGAGCAAAGTGCCAAGCAAAAAGTAACAAAAAAAGCTGAGCAACATTGTGAGTTAGACATTCAGCAAAGTGATATTCAAGCCAACATAGTTGCAGATATCCATCATTTACCAATTCAAAACAAATCGACTGACGCAATCTTAAGTGCGTTTAACTTAGAGTTTGAATCAGATCCATACCAGCTACTTAGGGAAATGGATAGGGTACTAGTAAGTGGCGGTTATTTGTTTATTGTCGGGTTCAACCCAATCAGCCCGTTATTTGCCGGAAAGCTACTGCCTAAGTACCAAACGCAATTGCCTTGGTGTGGTCACTTGTTTATGCCATCGAGGATTAAAGATTGGCTAGGACTACTTGGATTTCAAGTACAAAGTGATGAGCGCTTTATGTTTGACTCGCTGCTGACGACTAATTCTACATTAAAGGCTTTGCAAGATAAGCTGCAATCCTGGCTACCAAATACTGGCTCGGTTTACTTAATCGTAGCGCGTAAAATTGAAACGCCATTGACTCGGGTTAAGAGTAAACGTGAGCAGCGCGCAGGTAATTGGTCTCCCGCACCCAGTGCCGGGCGTTCAGCCAAATAG
- the dnaQ gene encoding DNA polymerase III subunit epsilon, which yields MNIVSSAPRQIILDTETTGMNQAGGPVYIGHRIIEIGCVEVINRKLTGRTYHQYINPGMLIDEEAIEVHGITNERVASEPRFHEIAKDFIDFIDGAEIVAHNAPFDISFMDHEFSMLQPTGPVTANICQILDSLEVAKHLHPGQKNNLDALCKRYGIDNSRRTYHGALLDAEILADVYLIMTGGQIKFNLSADEANQEDGGFAKIDTSGLNLKVISASADELVSHEQRLDLVAKSGKCLWRG from the coding sequence ATGAATATTGTTTCTAGTGCCCCACGGCAAATTATTCTCGATACTGAAACAACGGGTATGAACCAAGCTGGTGGCCCGGTTTATATCGGTCACAGAATTATTGAAATCGGTTGTGTTGAAGTTATCAACCGTAAATTAACTGGACGAACTTATCACCAGTATATTAATCCGGGTATGTTGATTGATGAAGAGGCGATTGAAGTACACGGTATCACTAATGAGCGCGTCGCCTCAGAGCCAAGGTTTCATGAAATAGCGAAAGACTTTATCGATTTTATTGATGGCGCCGAAATCGTGGCACATAACGCACCGTTCGATATTAGCTTTATGGATCATGAATTTAGTATGCTGCAGCCAACTGGGCCTGTCACCGCTAATATCTGTCAAATTCTCGATAGCCTTGAAGTTGCCAAGCATCTGCATCCAGGACAAAAGAATAACCTTGACGCCTTATGTAAGCGTTACGGCATAGACAATAGTCGTCGTACTTACCATGGCGCGTTACTCGATGCCGAGATCTTAGCCGATGTTTACCTGATCATGACAGGTGGGCAAATCAAGTTCAATTTGTCTGCCGATGAAGCCAACCAAGAAGATGGTGGCTTCGCAAAAATTGATACTAGCGGATTAAATCTTAAAGTGATCTCCGCATCTGCCGATGAATTAGTATCACACGAACAAAGACTTGATTTAGTAGCAAAGTCTGGCAAATGTCTCTGGCGAGGATAA
- a CDS encoding TIGR03503 family protein, producing the protein MASIAKHSFQLLIKTVATALLSLTLVSLGAVAQMQSKIVNASTAQELKNRFRIDSMVSKMTLLIQRQYGSAPVVIVLPDGSKWYSSRHPENVKWVDGVAGDMIYIENPMPGPWQLLGAIVQGSEIKKVSDLQIEVDPFPQPLFRGERIKVHAYLNGDEELITIPGMDYMLEWTARFISDSDSSDKNFATGIVIAGKYQDNGEKLDEAADDGEFTGDVNLDQPTGDYTLQVTARNNIFERQFSSPFTLSERPITAKVNPDEDPQSGSWTLELAITDAVKLEETHFHFDMIGPAGLNIPITLLDMNDKRTLLALPKVTEYGSYRIKGNAVSTTMGGREIFVDLPEMFFNYLEPPAPPPSAEELAAIAAAEEAKAEQEAKDKAVFWIISINVSVLLLGVLALIIWRKKQSLNKALAAAEQELAEEELQAGNTQGMDDIDLSIPDDK; encoded by the coding sequence ATGGCATCGATTGCGAAGCATTCATTTCAACTTCTAATAAAGACTGTTGCGACAGCGCTGCTGAGTTTAACTTTAGTTAGCTTAGGCGCAGTTGCACAAATGCAAAGTAAAATCGTTAATGCTTCAACAGCTCAGGAATTAAAAAACCGCTTTCGAATCGATAGCATGGTAAGCAAGATGACGCTATTGATCCAACGTCAATATGGTAGTGCGCCCGTTGTTATTGTGTTGCCCGACGGCAGTAAATGGTATTCATCTCGTCACCCAGAAAACGTTAAGTGGGTGGATGGTGTTGCTGGGGATATGATTTACATCGAAAATCCCATGCCAGGTCCCTGGCAATTACTTGGCGCAATCGTTCAAGGCTCAGAAATAAAGAAGGTGAGCGACCTGCAAATTGAGGTCGACCCGTTTCCACAGCCTCTATTTCGCGGTGAGCGTATCAAAGTTCATGCTTATCTCAATGGCGATGAAGAGCTTATTACCATTCCAGGCATGGATTATATGTTGGAGTGGACAGCAAGATTTATTAGTGACAGTGACAGTAGCGACAAGAACTTTGCTACAGGTATCGTTATTGCTGGGAAATACCAAGACAATGGCGAAAAGCTCGATGAAGCCGCTGACGATGGTGAGTTCACAGGTGATGTCAATCTTGACCAACCTACGGGTGACTACACGCTGCAAGTCACCGCTAGAAATAATATTTTCGAGCGCCAGTTTAGCAGCCCTTTCACATTATCAGAAAGGCCTATTACTGCCAAAGTTAATCCAGATGAAGATCCGCAATCGGGCTCGTGGACTTTAGAACTTGCTATAACTGATGCGGTTAAGCTAGAAGAAACCCATTTCCACTTCGATATGATAGGCCCAGCCGGACTTAACATTCCAATTACTTTGCTGGATATGAACGACAAGCGTACGTTACTAGCATTGCCAAAAGTGACTGAGTACGGCAGTTATCGTATTAAAGGTAATGCTGTATCAACTACCATGGGTGGACGAGAGATCTTTGTCGATCTTCCAGAAATGTTTTTTAACTATCTTGAGCCACCAGCACCGCCACCATCGGCTGAGGAATTAGCTGCAATCGCAGCGGCTGAGGAAGCAAAGGCCGAGCAAGAGGCCAAAGATAAAGCAGTATTTTGGATTATTTCAATAAATGTAAGCGTTCTATTGTTGGGAGTGCTTGCTTTGATTATCTGGCGTAAGAAGCAAAGCTTGAATAAGGCGCTTGCAGCGGCAGAGCAGGAGTTAGCGGAAGAGGAGCTGCAAGCCGGGAATACTCAAGGTATGGATGATATTGATCTATCTATACCTGATGACAAATAG
- the thiC gene encoding phosphomethylpyrimidine synthase ThiC: MSDRRQTRNQAQEFINNLKPLLHPNSDKVYLDGPNGIKVGMRKINQTDTIIGGTKDAPITEKNPAIHVYDCAGVYSDPNAEIDVRKGVPKIRSHWIEARQDTEALADVSSNFTQQRLADDGLDHLRFEELPKPIRAKQGKNVTQMHYAKQGIITPEMEYIAIRENMARAELKQDEQLNRKAPGESFGALVGEPITAEFVRSEVARGRAIIPVNINHPEAEPMIIGRNFLVKVNANIGNSAVTSSIEEEVEKLVWSTRWGADTVMDLSTGRYIHETREWIIRNSPVPIGTVPIYQALEKVNGVAEDLSWEVFKDTLIEQAEQGVDYFTIHAGVLLRYVPMTAKRVTGIVSRGGSIMAKWCLSHHKENFLYEHFDEICEICAAYDVSLSLGDGMRPGSIADANDEAQFAELETLGELVKKAWKHDVQTIIEGPGHIPMQLLKENVEKQLEHCDEAPFYTLGAQTTDIAPGYDHFTSGIGAAMMAWYGVAMLCYVTPKEHLGLPNKEDVKQGLIAYKIAAHAADVAKGHPAAQMRDNALSKARFEFRWEDQYNLGLDPDTARAYHDESLPQESAKVAHFCSMCGPKFCSMKITQDVREYAASLEQVIEVKDATPQLEKQALSDAEIASAMAQKSQEFNQSGAALYHEKPLAEEQEA, encoded by the coding sequence ATGTCAGATCGTCGTCAAACACGAAACCAAGCCCAAGAATTTATCAACAACTTAAAGCCGCTTTTGCATCCAAATTCAGATAAAGTTTATCTAGATGGGCCCAATGGCATTAAAGTCGGTATGCGTAAAATCAACCAAACCGATACCATCATTGGTGGCACCAAAGACGCGCCAATTACCGAAAAGAATCCTGCTATTCACGTTTATGACTGTGCCGGCGTTTACTCTGACCCAAATGCTGAGATTGATGTGCGTAAAGGTGTGCCAAAAATCCGCTCGCATTGGATTGAAGCGCGTCAGGATACCGAAGCGCTGGCTGATGTTTCATCAAACTTCACTCAGCAACGCTTGGCTGATGATGGTTTAGATCACTTGCGCTTTGAAGAGCTACCTAAACCTATTCGCGCTAAGCAGGGTAAAAATGTCACCCAAATGCACTATGCAAAGCAGGGGATAATCACTCCTGAAATGGAGTACATTGCTATCCGTGAGAACATGGCGCGCGCTGAGCTTAAACAAGATGAGCAGTTAAACCGTAAAGCGCCAGGAGAAAGCTTTGGTGCGCTGGTTGGCGAGCCTATTACTGCAGAATTTGTCCGCAGCGAAGTTGCCCGCGGCCGCGCGATCATTCCAGTTAATATTAATCACCCTGAAGCAGAGCCGATGATTATTGGTCGCAACTTCCTCGTAAAGGTTAACGCTAATATTGGTAATTCAGCGGTTACTAGCTCAATTGAAGAAGAAGTTGAGAAGTTGGTGTGGTCGACCCGTTGGGGCGCTGACACTGTGATGGACCTTTCAACTGGTCGCTATATCCATGAAACACGCGAGTGGATCATTCGTAACTCACCTGTACCGATTGGCACTGTGCCAATTTACCAAGCGCTTGAGAAAGTAAACGGGGTTGCTGAAGATCTAAGTTGGGAAGTGTTTAAAGATACCTTGATTGAACAAGCCGAGCAGGGTGTGGATTACTTCACTATTCATGCAGGTGTGCTTTTGCGTTACGTGCCGATGACCGCCAAACGTGTCACAGGTATTGTTTCTCGTGGCGGCTCTATCATGGCTAAGTGGTGTTTGAGCCATCATAAAGAAAACTTCCTTTATGAACACTTTGATGAGATCTGTGAAATCTGCGCAGCTTACGACGTGTCTCTATCACTTGGTGACGGTATGCGCCCTGGCTCAATTGCCGACGCAAACGATGAAGCGCAATTTGCCGAGCTAGAAACACTGGGTGAGCTTGTAAAGAAAGCCTGGAAACATGATGTACAAACCATCATTGAAGGTCCAGGTCATATACCAATGCAGCTTTTAAAAGAAAACGTTGAAAAGCAACTTGAGCATTGTGACGAAGCGCCATTCTACACGCTAGGTGCGCAAACAACGGATATTGCGCCAGGTTATGACCACTTCACTTCTGGGATCGGTGCAGCCATGATGGCTTGGTATGGTGTCGCTATGCTTTGTTATGTTACCCCAAAAGAGCACCTTGGTTTACCTAACAAAGAAGATGTAAAGCAGGGGCTGATTGCATATAAAATCGCAGCTCACGCAGCCGATGTAGCAAAAGGTCATCCTGCAGCGCAAATGCGTGATAATGCGCTATCGAAAGCCCGCTTTGAATTTAGATGGGAAGATCAATACAACTTAGGTTTAGACCCAGATACTGCACGCGCATATCACGATGAGTCGTTGCCTCAAGAGTCTGCAAAAGTTGCGCATTTCTGCTCTATGTGTGGCCCAAAGTTTTGCTCAATGAAAATCACCCAAGATGTACGCGAATATGCTGCAAGCTTAGAGCAGGTGATTGAGGTTAAAGATGCAACGCCACAACTTGAGAAACAAGCGCTGTCAGATGCTGAAATTGCTTCAGCTATGGCGCAAAAGTCACAAGAGTTCAACCAGTCGGGAGCCGCGTTATACCATGAAAAGCCCCTAGCTGAGGAGCAAGAGGCTTGA
- a CDS encoding bifunctional hydroxymethylpyrimidine kinase/phosphomethylpyrimidine kinase, which produces MANTSQSKSINNNASKPIVWTIAGSDSGGGAGIQADLATIVDLDCHPCTLITAITAQNTVAVTRVASVSEQDFTAQLDALLADLAPSVIKIGLLTEQSQVSAIANMLAKVNSKESKTKTVPVILDPVMVASCGDALASSLDFSPLKGLITLITPNQHELARLVDDNYRPLLQLNLSKLSQIEQDALTLGRLLDCHVLVTGGDALSGEQVGLETSRNTPKAQDVYVTRFVAGASVDHNDKTFVLSSPMLDGSNNHGTGCTLSSAVACFLAHGLVLHDAVVLAKAYVNKGLANGYAKGAGKGCLARTGWPHDLTLMPSVDLLNQSMPTVEFAELPQVMDVYPVVDDIKLLENLCRAGCNTVQLRLKSQALPNTDAYDVEQQSFEKQIIRAVRIGRDTNSQVFINDHWQLALKHGAFGVHLGQEDVATADLEALANAGVALGLSSHSYFEILLAHQLRPSYIATGHIFATQTKKMPSAPQGLIQLARYSELLNPHYQTLAIGGINQANLDEVSATQVASIAVVSAITKAADPIEAFKRLRDDWLAGKTVIGAKRLAKDLSDAS; this is translated from the coding sequence ATGGCTAACACATCACAAAGTAAGTCTATAAACAATAACGCTAGTAAACCGATTGTCTGGACCATTGCCGGTTCAGACAGTGGCGGCGGCGCTGGCATTCAGGCAGATCTGGCGACGATTGTCGACTTAGATTGTCACCCATGTACCCTAATTACCGCAATTACTGCTCAAAACACTGTAGCTGTCACTCGGGTTGCAAGTGTCAGCGAGCAGGATTTTACTGCGCAACTTGATGCGCTACTTGCCGATCTAGCGCCCAGCGTAATTAAAATCGGTTTATTAACCGAGCAGTCTCAGGTTAGCGCCATCGCGAATATGCTAGCGAAGGTGAATAGCAAAGAGTCAAAGACTAAAACTGTCCCTGTTATTCTTGACCCGGTAATGGTTGCCAGTTGCGGCGATGCTTTAGCTTCAAGTCTTGATTTCAGTCCTTTAAAAGGGCTGATCACCTTGATTACACCTAACCAGCACGAGCTTGCGCGTTTGGTTGATGATAATTATCGACCTTTGCTACAGCTTAATCTCTCAAAGCTGTCGCAAATAGAGCAAGACGCATTAACGCTTGGTCGTTTACTTGATTGTCATGTGTTGGTGACAGGTGGTGATGCACTATCTGGTGAGCAAGTTGGTTTAGAAACTTCACGCAACACACCCAAAGCACAAGATGTGTATGTGACGCGTTTTGTGGCTGGTGCGAGCGTTGATCATAACGACAAAACGTTTGTACTTAGCTCGCCAATGCTCGATGGCAGCAATAATCATGGTACAGGTTGTACCTTATCAAGTGCAGTCGCCTGTTTTCTTGCCCACGGCTTGGTACTTCATGACGCAGTTGTGTTGGCAAAGGCGTACGTTAATAAGGGGCTTGCGAATGGTTACGCAAAAGGGGCTGGTAAAGGTTGCCTAGCGCGTACTGGCTGGCCACATGATTTAACCTTGATGCCTAGTGTTGATTTGTTAAATCAATCGATGCCAACGGTTGAATTTGCTGAATTACCTCAAGTCATGGATGTGTATCCGGTGGTTGATGATATCAAGCTACTTGAGAATCTATGCAGAGCAGGTTGCAATACAGTGCAGCTACGCCTTAAATCACAAGCTTTGCCTAATACTGATGCATATGACGTCGAGCAGCAATCCTTCGAGAAACAGATAATACGTGCCGTTCGGATAGGGCGGGACACTAATAGTCAGGTATTTATTAATGATCACTGGCAACTAGCGCTAAAACATGGCGCATTTGGCGTGCATTTAGGCCAAGAAGACGTTGCCACAGCAGACCTAGAAGCTTTAGCTAATGCTGGCGTAGCACTGGGTTTATCTAGCCATAGTTACTTTGAAATTCTACTTGCTCATCAATTGCGTCCAAGTTATATCGCAACTGGGCATATTTTTGCGACTCAAACCAAAAAGATGCCTTCAGCTCCTCAAGGTTTGATTCAGCTTGCGCGCTACAGTGAATTACTTAACCCGCACTACCAAACGCTAGCGATTGGCGGGATTAACCAAGCCAACCTAGACGAGGTTAGTGCCACTCAGGTAGCGAGTATTGCGGTGGTGAGTGCTATTACTAAAGCTGCTGACCCTATCGAGGCTTTTAAGCGCCTACGTGATGATTGGCTAGCGGGTAAAACCGTTATAGGTGCAAAGCGTTTGGCTAAGGATTTGTCGGATGCCAGCTAG
- a CDS encoding HesA/MoeB/ThiF family protein has product MPASTNDANSSGAITSTTDSSATIASTDRTKLTDKQFIEFSRQIFVEDFGELGQENLLNAKVLIIGAGGLGAQVAHQLVAAGVGAGVYGNLDAKTRINAGHIKLVDGDLVETSNIPRQLLFSMTDVGENKAKTAANRLNRQYQNANVRAVSCDLAADKLEHIFSDGCELDGYDLVIDCTDNLKARHLINELCVTHKLTLLSGAVAGNDGQVFCLDFDCKASQTTNGIQKAREHDFGCYQCLVPKGSTTSQSCSAIGVLGPTVSHIASTQAMFAISHLAGTFNHYGQLFRFQANPVRWLQMTLTRDSKCSVCCSKG; this is encoded by the coding sequence ATGCCAGCTAGTACAAACGACGCTAATTCTTCAGGTGCTATTACATCAACCACGGACTCTTCAGCGACTATCGCATCGACAGATAGGACCAAGTTAACCGATAAACAGTTTATTGAGTTTTCACGGCAGATATTTGTCGAAGATTTTGGCGAGCTAGGTCAGGAGAACCTGCTTAACGCCAAAGTGTTGATTATTGGCGCTGGTGGACTCGGGGCACAAGTAGCGCACCAACTCGTTGCTGCGGGTGTCGGTGCCGGCGTATATGGCAATCTTGATGCGAAGACGAGAATAAACGCGGGTCACATAAAGCTTGTTGATGGCGATCTTGTTGAAACATCGAATATTCCCCGGCAATTGCTGTTTTCAATGACTGATGTTGGCGAAAACAAGGCGAAAACAGCAGCAAATAGACTCAACCGCCAGTATCAAAATGCCAATGTACGCGCTGTGAGCTGTGATCTAGCAGCAGATAAGCTTGAGCATATCTTTAGCGATGGCTGTGAGCTAGATGGTTATGACTTGGTGATTGATTGTACTGACAACCTCAAAGCCAGACACTTGATAAATGAGCTTTGCGTAACCCATAAGCTTACACTGTTAAGCGGCGCAGTAGCTGGCAATGACGGTCAGGTGTTTTGTTTAGACTTTGACTGCAAAGCAAGTCAAACGACTAATGGCATTCAAAAGGCGAGAGAGCATGACTTTGGCTGCTACCAATGTTTAGTACCGAAAGGTAGCACAACAAGTCAAAGCTGCAGCGCTATTGGAGTACTAGGCCCTACAGTTAGTCATATCGCTTCTACTCAAGCCATGTTTGCCATAAGTCATCTTGCTGGCACCTTTAACCATTATGGTCAGCTATTTCGCTTTCAAGCGAACCCCGTTCGCTGGCTACAAATGACATTAACCCGAGACAGTAAATGTAGCGTTTGCTGCTCAAAAGGATAA
- the thiS gene encoding sulfur carrier protein ThiS — MISVTLNGESRQYSTSLSIAEFVSENSLKPNSIAIVVNQHLVPRSEWTNRQCQDGDQIEVFSVVAGG, encoded by the coding sequence ATGATTTCAGTTACCCTCAATGGCGAGTCTCGCCAATATTCAACAAGTTTATCGATAGCTGAGTTTGTCAGCGAAAACTCGCTTAAACCCAACAGCATCGCCATCGTGGTTAATCAACATCTGGTGCCAAGGTCTGAGTGGACAAACCGCCAATGCCAAGATGGTGATCAAATTGAAGTATTTTCAGTAGTAGCAGGGGGTTAG
- a CDS encoding thiazole synthase, translated as MLTIGDKTFESRLFTGTGKFANQQLMLDAITASGSQLATLAMKRVDFKTGGDELLTPLVDSGVNLLPNTSGARNANEAVFAARLSKEMLGTNWVKLEIHPDPKYLMPDPVETFLAAKQLCEEGFIVLPYVHADPVLCHRLEEVGCSAVMPLASPIGTNQGLDTETFLKIIIEQAQVPVVVDAGIGAPSDACKAMELGADAVLVNTAIATASDPVAMAKCFADAVVTGRQAFEAGVAQTSVAANHTSPLTQFLFEK; from the coding sequence ATGTTAACGATTGGCGATAAGACATTCGAATCACGATTATTTACCGGAACAGGCAAGTTTGCTAATCAACAACTCATGCTAGATGCTATTACTGCATCTGGTTCACAACTGGCAACGCTTGCGATGAAAAGAGTTGATTTTAAAACAGGTGGAGATGAATTACTCACACCACTTGTGGACTCAGGAGTCAACTTGCTGCCAAATACCTCTGGCGCGCGAAATGCCAATGAGGCGGTGTTTGCAGCGCGATTGTCAAAAGAAATGCTCGGTACCAACTGGGTCAAGTTAGAGATACATCCAGACCCAAAATATTTGATGCCAGATCCTGTAGAAACTTTCCTTGCAGCTAAGCAACTGTGCGAAGAAGGCTTTATTGTTCTGCCTTATGTTCATGCAGATCCTGTCTTGTGTCATCGTCTTGAAGAAGTTGGCTGCTCAGCGGTTATGCCGTTAGCGAGCCCGATAGGGACTAACCAAGGCTTAGATACCGAAACCTTCTTAAAGATTATCATTGAACAAGCTCAAGTACCGGTTGTTGTTGATGCTGGAATTGGCGCTCCATCAGATGCATGTAAAGCCATGGAGCTTGGCGCTGATGCGGTATTGGTTAACACGGCTATTGCGACAGCAAGCGATCCTGTTGCTATGGCTAAATGCTTTGCTGATGCAGTGGTAACCGGAAGGCAGGCGTTTGAAGCCGGCGTTGCGCAAACATCTGTAGCGGCAAATCATACTAGTCCGCTTACGCAGTTTCTGTTTGAGAAATAG
- the thiH gene encoding 2-iminoacetate synthase ThiH: MNFSDVFRSIEPDKLKLELYSKTERDVRKALVNPQGNIDALIALLSPAATPFIEQMAQLSASLTRQRFGANLALYLPLYVSNLCANECDYCGFTMSNKIKRKTLNQTELQQEIDIIKAKGFDHVLLVSGEHETKVGIDYFEAIFAQVKSAFSHVAIEVQPLKQDEYARLNDHGLDAVMIYQETYQQRTYARHHTRGKKQDFSYRLDTPDRIARAGVDKIGLGVLLGLDDWRLDALLMGHHLAYLEQKYWRTKYSISLPRLRPCTGGITPKSEISDLGLVQLICAFRLFNQQLEISLSTRETPELRDNLLGLGVTNLSAESSTEPGGYANPQSQLDQFEISDDRSTQEIVQVMKAKGFQPVWKDWEAAW, from the coding sequence ATGAACTTTTCAGATGTGTTTCGCAGTATTGAGCCAGATAAACTCAAGCTCGAGCTTTACAGCAAAACTGAGCGGGATGTGCGTAAAGCATTAGTCAACCCTCAAGGCAATATTGATGCACTTATTGCATTGCTATCACCTGCAGCTACGCCATTTATCGAACAAATGGCGCAACTATCTGCTTCGCTAACCCGTCAGCGTTTTGGGGCAAACCTTGCTTTGTACTTGCCACTCTATGTGTCGAATCTTTGCGCTAATGAGTGTGATTACTGTGGTTTTACCATGAGTAACAAGATTAAACGCAAAACACTCAATCAAACTGAACTGCAACAAGAAATCGACATTATCAAAGCAAAAGGCTTTGACCACGTGTTGCTTGTGTCTGGCGAGCATGAGACCAAGGTAGGCATTGATTACTTTGAAGCTATTTTTGCACAAGTTAAGTCGGCGTTTAGCCATGTGGCAATCGAGGTTCAGCCGTTAAAGCAAGATGAATACGCGAGATTAAACGATCACGGTTTAGATGCAGTAATGATCTATCAGGAGACTTATCAGCAGCGAACCTATGCAAGGCATCATACTCGCGGTAAAAAGCAAGATTTCAGTTATCGTCTTGATACGCCAGATCGCATCGCAAGGGCAGGCGTTGATAAGATAGGTTTAGGTGTGCTACTCGGTCTTGATGACTGGCGCTTAGACGCGCTGTTAATGGGCCATCACTTGGCTTATTTAGAGCAAAAATATTGGCGCACTAAGTACAGCATCTCACTGCCAAGGCTTCGTCCTTGTACCGGTGGTATTACGCCAAAATCAGAAATTAGCGATCTTGGTTTAGTCCAGCTTATTTGCGCGTTTAGGTTGTTCAATCAACAACTTGAAATTAGTTTATCGACCCGAGAAACGCCTGAGCTAAGAGATAATTTACTTGGGCTTGGTGTGACTAACCTGAGCGCTGAAAGCTCTACTGAGCCAGGCGGCTACGCTAACCCGCAATCTCAGCTTGATCAGTTTGAAATTAGTGACGATCGCTCAACGCAAGAGATTGTCCAGGTGATGAAAGCGAAGGGATTTCAGCCAGTTTGGAAAGATTGGGAAGCGGCTTGGTAA
- a CDS encoding chemotaxis protein: MQIPSASASGLQALQSAQQGLAQATTTVAQPDPKPQPEATESQSLKSDTVTLSSQAQDKTSALIDATQAGHQGEVATRVIEAENETVGSLINISV, encoded by the coding sequence ATGCAAATTCCGTCTGCTTCGGCATCAGGTTTACAAGCACTGCAAAGTGCTCAACAAGGTTTAGCTCAGGCTACAACAACGGTGGCGCAGCCTGATCCCAAACCACAGCCTGAGGCTACAGAAAGCCAATCATTAAAGTCTGACACGGTTACGTTAAGCAGCCAGGCTCAAGATAAAACTTCCGCTTTAATCGATGCGACACAAGCTGGCCATCAAGGCGAGGTTGCCACTCGAGTGATTGAAGCTGAAAATGAAACTGTCGGTAGCTTGATTAACATTTCGGTGTAG